In one window of Mytilus trossulus isolate FHL-02 chromosome 7, PNRI_Mtr1.1.1.hap1, whole genome shotgun sequence DNA:
- the LOC134727246 gene encoding uncharacterized protein LOC134727246 — protein sequence MAQIEDMKPPLAPVAYFDGRFPNINQERTCYQAFKDFIICERMKGEGYPGCRYFRDVYNSVCPNHIIEKRKDEIDKLAFPE from the exons ATGGCCCAGATAGAGGATATGAAACCACCACTTGCTCCTGTAGCATACTTTGATGGTAGATTCCCTAATATAAACCAGGAAAG AACATGTTACCAGGCCTTTAAAGACTTTATTATCTGTGAGAGAATGAAAGGTGAAGGTTATCCAGGCTGCAGATATTTCAGGGATGTCTACAACTCAGTCTGTCCAAATCATATA attGAGAAAAGGAAGGACGAGATAGATAAATTAGCATTTCCAGAATAA
- the LOC134725730 gene encoding transmembrane protein 180-like: MALTNQSILAYCASITAFSLISGAFSFYYVKVFMNFYHIDEKWFQLSQVLFMIWNAINDPLFAYIQDSTNLSFTKTRRESIMYSGPLFALSFIIPWIPWGHGTWIVGLHLIVALFLWDTMYTFVGLAACSLFSELSKDTNDRITLTRYAEVARLIGGTSVLFLEFTSNSLHNFLAFQITTVILALVSWTLFRYTGKNAHTEYDLKEMNLSDKKDGGVDISHAKTMDESYCKQTCQILSDRNFISFVVTNFFHQFHNTFLSNFTAIICDQLISDSDIPLNVRKIFYGATTISASVLVIFGAPLIRRYSYFSVIRCSYMYTVVAGIFMYIWGWNKPWLLMLFVLLDSCVTFASFSLFNMPLSDIADDNMAKYKRKHPISSMVFGTNALITKPAISLAPMFVVAILNLYGYNGLKDQKGEGSEELRTAMFTLVCFYSVIVGAIQFISWSFFSIRGKTNATCTDF; the protein is encoded by the exons ATGGCATTAACTAACCAATCCATTCTGGCATATTGTGCATCAATCACAGCTTTTAGTCTTATAAGTGGAGCCTTTTCATTCTACTATGTGAAAGTTTTTATGAACTTTTATCATATTGATGAGAAATGGTTCCAGTTGTCTCAAGTATTGTTTATGATCTGGAATGCCATTAATGATCCACTATTTGCATACATTCAGGATAGTACAAACTTATCGTTTACAAAAACCCGCAGAGAAAGTATAATGTATTCTGGACCTTTGTTTGCTTTGTCATTTATAATACCATGGATACCATGGGGCCATGGTACATGGATTGTTGGACTACATTTAATTGTAGCGTTATTTCTTTGGGATACAATGTATACTTTCGTAGGATTAGCAGCTTGTTCATTGTTTTCTGAGCTTTCTAAAGACACTAATGACAGAATAACACTAACAAGATATGCAGAGGTCGCAAGGCTGATTGGAGGAACAAGTGTTCTGTTTCTAGAATTCACCTCAAATAGTCTTCACAATTTCCTAGCGTTTCAGATAACCACAGTAATTTTAGCCCTGGTTTCATGGACATTGTTTAGATACACAGGAAAAAATGCTCATACTGAATATGATTtgaaagaaatgaatttatcGGACAAAAAAGACGGGGGTGTTGATATATCACATGCCAAAACAATGGATGAATCTTATTGTAAACAGACATGCCAGATTTTATCAGACagaaattttatatcatttgtcGTCACTAACTTTTTTCACCAATTTCACAATACATTCCTTAGTAATTTTACAGCAATCATTTGTGATCAGTTAATCTCAGACAGTGATATTCCACTCAATGTTAGAAAGATATTCTATGGTGCAACAACAATTTCAGCATCG gTGTTGGTGATATTTGGTGCACCATTGATAAGGAGGTATTCCTATTTCTCTGTGATCAGATGTAGTTACATGTACACTGTTGTGGCTGGGATTTTTATGTACATCTGGGGATGGAACAAACCATGGCTGCTGATGCTCTTTGTCTTATTAGATAG ttgTGTGACTTTTGCCTCCTTTTCTCTGTTTAATATGCCATTATCAGATATAGCAGATGACAACATGGCAAAATACAAAAGAAA ACATCCGATATCATCTATGGTATTTGGAACTAATGCATTAATTACAAAGCCTGCAATCTCATTGGCACCAATGTTTGTGGTGGCCATTTTGAATCTCTATGGTTACAATGGATTGAAAGACCAAAAAGGAGAAGGATCTGAAGAACTTAGAACAGCCATGTTTACCTTAGTCTGTTTTTACTCAGTTATTGTAGGAGCAATTCAGTTTATTTCATGGTCATTTTTCTCTATTCGAGGAAAAACCAATGCAACATGTactgatttttga